One Elgaria multicarinata webbii isolate HBS135686 ecotype San Diego chromosome 7, rElgMul1.1.pri, whole genome shotgun sequence DNA window includes the following coding sequences:
- the LOC134401235 gene encoding phospholipid scramblase 1-like, with translation MPPPHSLPSCPPGLEYLSQIDRLLIHQQLEILEIITNIETYNKYEIKNSLGETVYFAFEENDCCTLTCCGASRPFVIKIVDNSGQEIIEFLRPYRCSSCFCPCCLQELFVYAPPGFPIGYVKQIWDPCLPRFAIQNTAERDMLRIVGPCSVCSCGGDVNFEVMSVDELHTIGRVSKYWSGFVREVFTDADDIGIHFPLDLDVNMKAVMIGACFLIDYMFFEHTGLTDCCRCGCW, from the coding sequence ATGCCTCCGCCACATTCACTTCCCAGCTGCCCACCCGGATTGGAATACTTAAGCCAGATTGATCGGTTATTAATTCATCAGCAACTTGAGATCCTGGAAATTATCACTAACATTGAAACTTACAACAAATACGAAATAAAAAACTCTCTGGGGGAAACAGTGTACTTTGCATTCGAGGAAAACGACTGCTGCACGCTGACCTGCTGTGGAGCATCACGGCCATTTGTAATTAAAATCGTTGACAATTCAGGCCAGGAAATCATAGAGTTTTTACGTCCTTACCGGTGTTCCAGTTGCTTCTGCCCCTGCTGCTTGCAAGAGCTTTTTGTCTATGCGCCCCCAGGCTTCCCCATTGGGTACGTTAAACAGATATGGGATCCTTGCCTGCCTAGATTCGCCATCCAAAACACAGCCGAAAGGGACATGCTCAGGATTGTTGGGCCCTGTTCCGTGTGCAGCTGTGGCGGAGATGTGAATTTTGAGGTGATGTCAGTGGATGAGCTACACACGATTGGAAGAGTTTCTAAGTACTGGTCCGGCTTTGTGAGGGAGGTCTTCACAGATGCCGACGACATTGGGATCCATTTCCCACTGGACCTTGACGTTAACATGAAGGCTGTCATGATCGGAGCTTGCTTCCTCATAGATTACATGTTTTTTGAACACACGGGGTTGACTGACTGCTGTCGATGTGGGTGCTGGTAA